One Hypanus sabinus isolate sHypSab1 unplaced genomic scaffold, sHypSab1.hap1 scaffold_643, whole genome shotgun sequence genomic window carries:
- the LOC132389731 gene encoding nuclear factor 7, brain-like isoform X2 — translation MASKGPVESLTEEAICPICLDFFTDPVILECGHNFCRSCITRYWEREQRNSCPECREVFADRTLRVNRALANLAEKARNLNLNRKGKESERHCEEHEEELKLFCETDKTLICLICRDAQEHREHRFKPIKEAVKIYKDQLKSSLDSLTKKKSDFQEKEQQQKEKISGVRKQSHSNQTHITSQFAELRQIITEKEQSLLRDLREEEKRILKPMEKNLLALQENIRIIQEEITKLKEQMDQKDSVMFLKKEAHRNRRISDNVQELSVTDEALPVEKFDRFYLLNTVLSETLDAINRD, via the exons atggcttcgaaaggaccGGTCGAGAGTTTAACAGAGGAGGCGatttgtcccatctgcctggatttcttcaccgatccggttatactggagtgtggacacaacttctgtcgctcttgtatcacacggtattgggaaagggagcagagaaactcctgcccggaatgtagagaggtgtttgctgaccgtaccctcagggtgaatcgggccttagcaaatctggctgaaaaagctcgaaatctaaacctgaatcggaaagggaaggaaagtgaacgtcactgcgaggaacatgaggaagaactgaagctgttttgcgaaacggacaagacactgatctgtctGATCTGTAGAGACGCGCAGGAACACCGAGAGCACCGCTTCAAgccgattaaagaagctgttaaaatctaCAAG gatcagctaaaatcttccttagactctctcacaaaaaagaaatcagacttccaggaaaaggagcagcaacagaaagagaagatttccggagttcgg AAACAGTCACACAgcaatcagacccacatcacatcccagtttgctgaactgcgacagattatcactgagaaagagcagagcttactcagggatctcagggaagaagagaagaggattctcaaaccaatggagaaaaatcttctggctcttcaagagaatataaggattattcaggaggaaatcactaagttaaaggaacagatggatcaaaaagacagtgtgatgtttctcAAG AAGGAAGCACATCGGAACAGGAG AATCAGTGACAATgtccaggaattgtcagtgacagatgaggccctaccggttgaaaaattcgatcgcttctatttgttgaacacagtgctgagtgAAACACTTGATGCCATTAACcgag attga
- the LOC132389731 gene encoding nuclear factor 7, brain-like isoform X1 has protein sequence MASKGPVESLTEEAICPICLDFFTDPVILECGHNFCRSCITRYWEREQRNSCPECREVFADRTLRVNRALANLAEKARNLNLNRKGKESERHCEEHEEELKLFCETDKTLICLICRDAQEHREHRFKPIKEAVKIYKDQLKSSLDSLTKKKSDFQEKEQQQKEKISGVRKQSHSNQTHITSQFAELRQIITEKEQSLLRDLREEEKRILKPMEKNLLALQENIRIIQEEITKLKEQMDQKDSVMFLKKEAHRNRRISDNVQELSVTDEALPVEKFDRFYLLNTVLSETLDAINRGKTYKDSFFLVHETQLIYKLKQRLSVIMG, from the exons atggcttcgaaaggaccGGTCGAGAGTTTAACAGAGGAGGCGatttgtcccatctgcctggatttcttcaccgatccggttatactggagtgtggacacaacttctgtcgctcttgtatcacacggtattgggaaagggagcagagaaactcctgcccggaatgtagagaggtgtttgctgaccgtaccctcagggtgaatcgggccttagcaaatctggctgaaaaagctcgaaatctaaacctgaatcggaaagggaaggaaagtgaacgtcactgcgaggaacatgaggaagaactgaagctgttttgcgaaacggacaagacactgatctgtctGATCTGTAGAGACGCGCAGGAACACCGAGAGCACCGCTTCAAgccgattaaagaagctgttaaaatctaCAAG gatcagctaaaatcttccttagactctctcacaaaaaagaaatcagacttccaggaaaaggagcagcaacagaaagagaagatttccggagttcgg AAACAGTCACACAgcaatcagacccacatcacatcccagtttgctgaactgcgacagattatcactgagaaagagcagagcttactcagggatctcagggaagaagagaagaggattctcaaaccaatggagaaaaatcttctggctcttcaagagaatataaggattattcaggaggaaatcactaagttaaaggaacagatggatcaaaaagacagtgtgatgtttctcAAG AAGGAAGCACATCGGAACAGGAG AATCAGTGACAATgtccaggaattgtcagtgacagatgaggccctaccggttgaaaaattcgatcgcttctatttgttgaacacagtgctgagtgAAACACTTGATGCCATTAACcgaggtaaaacttacaaagattcatTTTTCCTTGTTCATGAAACACAATTAATTTATAAGCTGAAGCAAAGATTGTCTGTAATAATGGGCTGa